CATGAGTGTTGCATCGAAGCACAAAGCGGAATTCGTGTCGGGGCTTGGTGTTGGCATGCCCGGCGCCGGCCTCGGACGCCTGTACAACTTCTGCGCCGGGCCGAGCATGCTCCCGGAGGAAGTGCTCCGCCAGGCGCAGGAAGAGGTCTGGAACGTCCGCGACAGCGGCATCGGCATCATGGAGCTGAGCCACCGGGGCAAGCTCTTTGACGAGATCCTCCACGAAACCGAAGCGTCGGCGCGCAAGGTCGGCAACATCCCGTCCAACTACCAGGTTCTCTTCCTCACCGGCGGCGCGACCACGCAGAATCACCAGGTGCCGGCCAACGTCCTGCCCGATCACGGAGTCGCCGCGTTTCTCACGACCGGCTACTGGTCCGAGCGCACGTGGGAAGAAATCGGCGTCTACACCGATCGCGCGTACGAAGCCTTCAGCGGCAAGAAGGCCGGCTACGCGCACTGCCCGACCGACGACGAGATCAAGTACAAGGACAAGCCCGTCTACGTGCACATGTGCACGAACAACACGCTCTACGGCACGCAGTGGCGCGAGGCCGACGGCTCGATCCGCCTGCCGAGAATCCCCGATGGTTCTTTTCTTGTCGCGGACATGTGCAGC
The DNA window shown above is from Phycisphaeraceae bacterium and carries:
- the serC gene encoding 3-phosphoserine/phosphohydroxythreonine transaminase, encoding MSVASKHKAEFVSGLGVGMPGAGLGRLYNFCAGPSMLPEEVLRQAQEEVWNVRDSGIGIMELSHRGKLFDEILHETEASARKVGNIPSNYQVLFLTGGATTQNHQVPANVLPDHGVAAFLTTGYWSERTWEEIGVYTDRAYEAFSGKKAGYAHCPTDDEIKYKDKPVYVHMCTNNTLYGTQWREADGSIRLPRIPDGSFLVADMCSDIFSRPVDWNKFGIVYAGAQKNVGIAGISVVIVREDLLKPVRKLPRMMSYEVLARDESRHNTPPVFPIYMCNLVFNWILKQGGVAPLLERNREKAQIVYDVLDKSKFYKGHARPDSRSLMNLTFHTPSAELDDLFCEEAFKAGMDQIKGHRNTGGMRASMYNAFPREGAVALAEFMREFEKKHG